TTGCCTGACAATCGCTTTGTTTTTGCAAAGCCCGGGCCTTACAGATTTACGATCAACTATATCGATTAGCGGCAAAGTCATTGTGTACATCAGCCTGCGATGGGTTGTTCATAGATCAGCCCTTCGACCTGCAGTCTATGGAATATCCACCAATCGCCCACCAGGGATATCTTAATCCCCTCCGGAACACTAACGGCCTCCTTAAAAATATAAACCTTAATCCCGTCAACAATAACTTCGTCAAATTTTTCGGGCGCATGCGGTTTACCTGCCGACACGGCAGGCTCATTAACTACGCCCCCTCACCCGCCTAACATTAACAGGTCCACAGTAATGGCATCAGTCGTTTTGAGAATATAGTCTCTGGCTTCTTTACAAATCTCGACCTTGATCATTTTATTAAGCCTCCAGACGTTTTTAATTTTTAATTACCCATAATTACCCACATTTGACGTCAACGGTATGTAGCGTTTCAGTGATACTGTTGTATCATGGTGATATTCTATCATATTTACAATCCCTTTTACTACTAAATTCTACAAAATAACGTATGTTGCGTCATTTTTTACGAATATCATAAGCTACCTTATCAACTATTTTAATGTTGTTTACCCGGAACACTTGGACATGGCATCAGGCCATAAATGCCGCTGATCGAATGTTTTGAGGGAAGTGAGAAATCGAGCCTTAAAATCAGGGAAACGTTTGACCATGTCTGCAAGAAATTTCTTCACTACCTCCCTGTTTGTAAAACCATTGGCAGGACATGTATTTTGGATAAATGGCAATTTCTCTGATTCCACATAAGAAACGATTTCCTCTACGTGATGGTATACCAGAGGCCTGATCATGGTCAAACCGGTTCGGTCAAGAAAGGTAACCGGTGAAAAAACGCGCATCTGCCCGGTATAGATCATGCTCATAAAAAATGTTTCCATTACATCGTCCAGGTGATGGCCTAAGGCAATTTTGCTACAGTCAAGTTCAAGCGCTTTACTGTGTAAAGCTCCACGGCGCAAGTGTGAGCAAATAGCGCAGGGATTGTCATCCTCCCTGTCCTCAAACACGATCTTGGCTATTTCCGTTTCCACAACGTGGAAAGATATATTTAGAGATTGGCAGAAGTCTTCTAATACCGGTATATCCATCGGCCAACCGGTTTTAATAAAAACTGCTTCCAGTTCAAACTTGACAGGAAGCGAACGTCTTAGCAGGTGAAGAGCATGCAGAAGGGTGACGCTATCCTTGCCGCCGGAGAACCCCACCGCTATCCTGTCTCCGTTTTCAATCATGCCGTAATCATAGATAGCTCGTTTGACTTTTTTTAAAAACTTCTGTTGAAAGTTTTTGGTCACGTTGAAACCCCTTTTATTGGAACATGTTCTACGAATTTGTCAAGTATATAATAATAGGGTTTGATTGTTTAAACAAGTCCCGGCTTAAGCTGCAGTACATGAGACGAAAAAAGGCCATTGCCGGCCTTTTTAAAAATAAATTCAATTTTAATTATCGGGCGTTGGTATTCTAATTGTCCAAGCAACTGTTAAATCCGGGTCAGTAAC
This region of Pelotomaculum schinkii genomic DNA includes:
- a CDS encoding CC/Se motif family (seleno)protein; translation: MIKVEICKEARDYILKTTDAITVDLLMLGGUGGVVNEPAVSAGKPHAPEKFDEVIVDGIKVYIFKEAVSVPEGIKISLVGDWWIFHRLQVEGLIYEQPIAG
- a CDS encoding ATP-binding protein, with translation MTKNFQQKFLKKVKRAIYDYGMIENGDRIAVGFSGGKDSVTLLHALHLLRRSLPVKFELEAVFIKTGWPMDIPVLEDFCQSLNISFHVVETEIAKIVFEDREDDNPCAICSHLRRGALHSKALELDCSKIALGHHLDDVMETFFMSMIYTGQMRVFSPVTFLDRTGLTMIRPLVYHHVEEIVSYVESEKLPFIQNTCPANGFTNREVVKKFLADMVKRFPDFKARFLTSLKTFDQRHLWPDAMSKCSG